From Brachionichthys hirsutus isolate HB-005 chromosome 2, CSIRO-AGI_Bhir_v1, whole genome shotgun sequence, one genomic window encodes:
- the kcnk15 gene encoding potassium channel subfamily K member 15, protein MKKQNVRTLSLILCMLSYLLVGAAVFDALESDSEISRRRMLEQKRTDMKKKYRFSEYDYREIERVALQAEPHRAGRQWKFAGSFYFALTVITTIGYGHAAPGTDAGKVFCMFYAVLGIPLTLVMFQSLGERMNTFVRCLLHLTKKCLRLRRTGVSMENMVLVGFLSCMGTLCVGAAAFSHFEGWSFFHAYYYCFITLTTIGFGDFVALQKNEDLQEKTPYVAFSFMYILVGLTVIGAFLNLVVLRFLTMNTEDERRDAQERASLKRDRRLLDRAEGLHVGEERHGGGNGSSVEHSHSHSTLFLPMEEGTSRINLIASPVEDQETERSPCRHRLRLNLNTGRRRLESNLSSLWFCVCHRLGFSDSPAMSHSERHGCHINSAYYNSVSYRIQACSPAGSRDNTGLSSPGSTLSPGYSFQEFPCSRRKSV, encoded by the exons ATGAAGAAGCAGAACGTCCGGACCCTGTCGCTCATTCTCTGCATGCTCTCCTACTTGCTGGTCGGCGCCGCGGTGTTTGACGCGCTGGAGTCGGATTCGGAGATCTCCCGCAGACGCATGTTGGAGCAGAAGCGCACCGACATGAAGAAGAAGTACCGCTTCTCCGAGTACGACTACCGGGAGATCGAGAGAGTGGCGCTGCAAGCGGAGCCGCATCGCGCCGGGAGACAGTGGAAATTCGCGGGGTCTTTTTATTTCGCCTTAACCGTCATCACCACCATCG GTTACGGCCACGCAGCGCCGGGGACAGACGCTGGGAAGGTCTTCTGCATGTTCTACGCCGTATTGGGCATCCCTCTCACCCTGGTCATGTTCCAGAGCCTCGGGGAACGGATGAACACATTTGTCCGCTGTCTCCTACACTTGACGAAAAAGTGCCTGCGCCTCCGACGCACTGGGGTTTCCATGGAAAACATGGTCCTCGTGGGCTTCCTGTCCTGCATGGGCACGCTGTGTGTCGGGGCTGCAGCCTTCTCCCACTTTGAGGGATGGAGCTTCTTCCATGCTTACTACTACTGCTTCATCACGCTCACGACTATTGGCTTCGGGGACTTTGTGGCCCTGCAGAAAAACGAGGACCTCCAGGAGAAAACGCCCTACGTGGCGTTCAGCTTCATGTACATCCTGGTGGGGCTGACTGTCATCGGGGCCTTCCTGAACCTGGTCGTGCTCCGCTTCCTCACCATGAACActgaggatgagaggagagatgcTCAAGAGAGGGCGTCACTGAAGAGGGACAGGCGCCTCCTGGACAGAGCTGAGGGTCTCCACGTGGGAGAGGAGCGTCACGGTGGGGGAAACGGGAGCAGCGTGGAGCACAGTCACAGCCACAGCACCCTTTTCCTCCCGATGGAGGAGGGAACCAGCCGCATCAACCTCATTGCTTCCCCAGTGGAGGATCAGGAGACGGAAAGAAGCCCCTGCAGACACAGGCTGCGTTTGAACCTCAACACGGGGAGACGCAGGCTGGAGTCGAACCTCAGCTCCCTCTGGTTCTGCGTCTGCCACCGCTTGGGGTTTAGTGACAGTCCTGCGATGTCCCACAGTGAGCGCCACGGCTGCCACATCAATTCTGCGTACTACAACTCGGTCTCCTACCGGATCCAGGCTTGCTCGCCCGCAGGTTCCAGGGACAACACGGGACTCTCTTCCCCAGGAAGCACACTCTCACCGGGATACAGCTTCCAGGAGTTCCCTTGCTCGAGAAGGAAGTCGGTTTAA
- the ogfr gene encoding opioid growth factor receptor, producing MEDDCACEYDSTWDTESDGDEPAGESQTRRSCQDKNKSGWTLTWHQTSRNMRAAKDMQNYRRGYPNLTDDECSEDKMNNLQFYLNKFPSAPDDIYIESFLKEWKNDYKRLERVHSYIQWLFPLREPGVNYMASELTKKEIEAFKKSEDAKKRLVESYELMLGFYGVRLVNKETGEVKRAENWKERFGNLERNMHNNLRISRILKSLGELGFERYQAPLVHFFLEETLAKKTLSSVKRSVLDYFLFAVLDKEKRQELVRFAYGHFEPKDKFVWCPRKIQKQFRKAERRADAVGNGEGTNDAHSRGKSKEADAVVRQKEDGGSDRVPKAQKGSDKAIKDKGRHSETLPEQTTEAEPVRNGNNEAEAASEDVGNGNDSLDDEEMDQSPSVDTKPNLESEREFTNSSKAGVQEPDAMHVDTEKPPKKKREDEEGLTSNGAVGQLQEKVTGQTSPSAQTPSKTSKHSPSPFPGREEKIPRTDFSQASDKKEEEETLSATNGSLSSVDGRVNDQTDEKSDIDMKSSSDQNVGNS from the exons ATGGAGGACGACTGTGCCTGTGAGTACGACTCGACCTGGGACACGGAGAGTGACGGAGACGAGCCGGCTGGAGAGAGCCAAACCCGCCGGTCAtgtcaagacaaaaacaaatctggctGGACGCTAACT TGGCATCAAACGTCCAGAAACATGAGAGCAGCGAAGGACATGCAGAACTACCGGAGGGGGTACCCG AATCTCACAGACGACGAGTGCTCGGAGGACAAAATGAACAACCTGCAGTTTTACCTCAATAAGTTTCCCTCGGCTCCTGATG ATATCTACATCGAATCGTTCCTTAAGGAATGGAAGAACGACTACAAGAGGCTGGAGCGCGTTCACTCGTACATTCAGTG GCTGTTCCCGCTGCGGGAGCCGGGGGTGAATTACATGGCTTCGGAACTCACCAAGAAAGAAATCGAG GCCTTCAAGAAGAGCGAGGATGCCAAAAAGAGGCTGGTCGAGTCCTATGAACTCATGTTGGGCTTCTACGGCGTCCGATTGGTCAACAAAGAGACGGGGGAAGTGAAACGAGCAGAAAATTGGAAGGAGCGGTTTGGAAACCTGGAGCG GAATATGCACAACAACCTGCGCATCTCTCGCATCCTGAAGAGCCTCGGGGAGCTGGGCTTCGAACGCTACCAGGCCCCACTCGTCCACTTCTTCCTCGAAGAGACGCTCGCCAAGAAGACCCTGAGCAGCGTGAAACGGAGCGTGCTTGACTACTTCCTGTTCGCCGTGCTGGACAAGGAGAAGCGTCAGGAACTCGTGCGCTTCGCTTACGGTCATTTTGAGCCAAAGGATAAGTTTGTGTGGTGTCCCCGGAAGATTCAGAAACAATTCAGGAAGGCGGAGAGGAGGGCTGACGCCGTCGGGAACGGGGAAGGAACCAACGACGCGCACTCGCGGGGCAAAAGCAAAGAAGCGGACGCGGTCGTGCGACAAAAAGAGGACGGCGGCTCGGATAGAGTTCCGAAGGCTCAGAAAGGAAGTGATAAAGCGATTAAAGACAAGGGCAGACATTCTGAGACGTTACCGGAGCAAACGACAGAAGCTGAGCCCGTCAGAAACGGTAATAATGAGGCTGAGGCTGCCAGCGAGGATGTGGGGAACGGAAACGACTCTCTAGACGATGAGGAAATGGATCAGTCGCCCAGCGTTGACACAAAGCCCAACCTGGAGAGTGAGCGCGAGTTCACCAACAGCTCAAAGGCCGGTGTTCAGGAACCAGACGCCATGCATGTTGACACCGAAAAACcgccaaagaagaagagagaggacgaggaggggcTGACGAGCAACGGCGCTGTCGGGCAGCTGCAGGAAAAGGTCACAGGTCAAACAAGCCCTTCAGCACAAACCCCGTCGAAGACTTCTAAGCATTCCCCCTCTCCGTTTCCGGGGAGGGAAGAGAAAATCCCAAGAACTGACTTCAGTCAGGCGTCGGataaaaaggaagaagaggaaacttTGTCTGCAACGAACGGCTCACTGAGCAGCGTCGACGGACGTGTGAACGATCAGACGGATGAGAAATCAGATATCGATATGAAATCGAGCTCAGACCAAAATGTGGGGAATTCATGA